A genomic segment from Agrobacterium vitis encodes:
- a CDS encoding peptidoglycan D,D-transpeptidase FtsI family protein, translating to MTFLSRMMLLKSRAHFSTDVRRGAVRGKGRAFEGAGKRKADMAKRRVGLLILGFTLVYGVIGGRLVQYGYAHPESTSSIMPPDRLMAARPDILDRNGQVLATDIRTVSLFAEPHKIVDVDEAVEKLQTVLADLDSRDTYKKLSSKSHFQWLRRQLTPKQQSQILALGIPGIGFRPEIRRFYPGGSTAAHIVGFVNIDNRGMAGMEKYIDNQGLADLADLGMTSNAPLEPVKLSIDLRVQNIVHDVVAAAQVNFKAKSAGAVVLDVETGEVLGMASYPDFDPNKPEEGAKEGWLNRMSNGTFEMGSTFKSFTMAMGLDTGRVKLTDVFDARYPLKIGGFTIHDFHGQSKFLSVPDIFKYSSNIGTAKIIDVVGIPEQKEYLNRLGLLTKMKTELPEVKMPSQPRGEWKKISSVTISFGHGVATTPLQTAVAGAALINGGKLIQPTFLPRTVDEANEVAEAVLKPSTSADMRYLFEYNGINGSGRGARVPGLDVGGKTGTADKVVNGRYDNKLNFNAFLGAFPMSKPRYVVLSFIDEPLSGEGGGTISAFTALPIVRDVIRRTAPILGVEPNYGQVGNDMLVSY from the coding sequence ATGACTTTTCTTTCTCGCATGATGCTCCTGAAAAGCCGGGCCCATTTCTCCACCGATGTGCGCCGTGGCGCCGTGCGCGGCAAGGGCCGTGCGTTCGAAGGCGCTGGCAAGCGCAAGGCCGATATGGCCAAGCGCCGCGTCGGCCTGCTGATCCTCGGTTTCACGCTGGTCTATGGCGTGATTGGCGGTCGGCTGGTGCAATACGGCTATGCCCATCCCGAAAGCACCTCCAGCATCATGCCGCCGGATCGGCTGATGGCGGCGCGTCCCGATATTCTCGATCGCAATGGCCAGGTTCTGGCCACCGATATCAGGACGGTGTCGCTGTTTGCAGAGCCGCATAAGATTGTCGATGTGGATGAAGCCGTCGAAAAGCTGCAAACGGTGCTGGCTGATCTCGATAGCCGCGACACCTACAAGAAACTCTCGTCGAAATCGCATTTCCAGTGGCTTCGCCGTCAGTTGACGCCCAAGCAGCAGAGCCAGATCTTGGCGCTGGGCATTCCCGGCATTGGCTTCCGTCCGGAAATTCGCCGTTTCTATCCCGGCGGTTCCACGGCGGCCCATATTGTCGGTTTCGTCAATATCGACAATCGCGGCATGGCCGGGATGGAAAAATATATCGACAATCAGGGCCTGGCGGATCTGGCCGATCTCGGCATGACCAGCAATGCGCCGCTGGAACCGGTCAAGCTTTCCATCGACCTGCGTGTCCAGAATATCGTGCATGACGTGGTGGCGGCAGCCCAGGTGAATTTCAAGGCCAAGTCGGCGGGTGCCGTGGTGCTGGATGTCGAGACCGGCGAAGTGCTGGGCATGGCGTCCTATCCCGATTTCGACCCCAACAAGCCCGAGGAAGGCGCTAAGGAAGGCTGGTTGAACCGGATGTCGAACGGTACGTTCGAAATGGGCTCGACCTTTAAATCTTTCACGATGGCGATGGGGCTTGATACCGGTCGGGTGAAGCTGACCGACGTGTTCGATGCACGCTATCCACTGAAAATCGGTGGATTTACCATTCACGACTTTCACGGCCAGAGCAAATTCCTGAGCGTTCCCGATATTTTCAAATATTCCTCCAATATCGGCACGGCAAAGATCATCGACGTGGTCGGTATTCCCGAGCAGAAGGAATACCTGAACCGTCTCGGTCTTCTGACCAAGATGAAGACGGAACTGCCGGAAGTAAAAATGCCGTCTCAGCCACGGGGCGAGTGGAAGAAGATCAGCTCGGTCACCATTTCATTTGGTCACGGTGTTGCAACGACGCCGCTGCAGACGGCGGTTGCCGGTGCGGCACTCATCAATGGCGGCAAACTGATCCAGCCGACATTCCTGCCGCGCACTGTGGATGAGGCCAATGAAGTGGCCGAGGCGGTGCTTAAGCCATCCACCAGCGCCGATATGCGTTATCTCTTTGAATATAACGGCATTAACGGTTCCGGTCGTGGCGCGCGCGTCCCCGGTCTCGATGTCGGCGGCAAAACGGGGACAGCCGATAAGGTCGTCAACGGTCGCTACGATAACAAGCTGAATTTCAACGCATTTCTGGGTGCCTTCCCGATGAGCAAGCCGCGCTATGTGGTTCTAAGCTTTATCGACGAACCCTTGAGCGGCGAGGGTGGAGGAACGATTTCCGCCTTTACCGCTTTGCCGATCGTGCGTGACGTTATTCGCAGAACGGCCCCAATTCTCGGTGTAGAACCCAATTATGGTCAGGTGGGCAATGATATGCTCGTCTCATATTGA
- the ftsL gene encoding cell division protein FtsL, producing the protein MLRTFDIVMIGAMAAAAAVTYQIKHNTDEKVQDLKRIEAEIKLEKDTIELLQADWALLTQPNRLEKLANTFGQELKLQQTDPNQLARANELPMLKSQVPVVQAPAAKTGGPKIADGIKMVNGKPVPVPMDKVITGSVKR; encoded by the coding sequence ATGTTGCGAACCTTTGACATCGTGATGATTGGCGCCATGGCGGCAGCGGCAGCCGTAACGTACCAGATCAAGCACAATACCGATGAGAAAGTGCAGGATCTGAAGCGTATCGAAGCCGAGATCAAGCTGGAGAAGGATACGATCGAGCTTCTCCAGGCTGACTGGGCCTTGTTGACCCAGCCGAATCGTCTCGAAAAACTGGCCAATACCTTTGGTCAGGAGCTGAAGCTCCAGCAGACCGATCCCAACCAGTTGGCGCGAGCCAATGAATTGCCGATGCTGAAATCCCAGGTGCCTGTGGTACAGGCCCCGGCGGCCAAGACAGGCGGTCCCAAGATCGCGGATGGCATTAAGATGGTGAATGGTAAACCGGTCCCCGTGCCGATGGATAAGGTCATAACCGGATCGGTGAAACGCTGA
- the rsmH gene encoding 16S rRNA (cytosine(1402)-N(4))-methyltransferase RsmH, which produces MVTDLGGGYAEAEGGPVRHIPVLLEPVIDALEPSAGKVILDGTFGAGGYTSAILDTGADVIALDRDPNAIAGGQAMVASRAGHLTLHHTRFSTLDNFAPEGGLDGIVLDIGVSSMQIDEAERGFSFQRNGPLDMRMSGTGVSAADVVNRAKVGDLIRIFGFLGEEKQSGRIARAIEKRRVNHPFQTTRDLAGMIEIVTPRKAKDKIHPATRVFQALRVFVNDELGELAEALFAAERALKPGGRLVVVTFHSLEDRIVKKFFSDRSGKAAGSRHMPMAFERPATFEPVGKGMVTATEEEAEINPRARSAKLRAGIRTAHPAMKADFSIFDLPDLAEIERLGA; this is translated from the coding sequence ATGGTGACGGATCTTGGCGGAGGGTATGCTGAAGCCGAAGGCGGACCGGTCCGTCACATTCCGGTTCTTCTCGAGCCTGTCATAGATGCCCTCGAGCCCTCTGCCGGTAAGGTTATCCTGGATGGCACGTTTGGAGCGGGTGGTTATACCTCAGCCATTCTCGATACTGGCGCTGATGTAATCGCGCTCGACCGTGATCCGAACGCCATTGCTGGCGGTCAAGCCATGGTCGCCTCTCGGGCGGGTCATCTCACGCTTCACCATACCCGGTTTTCCACGCTGGATAATTTTGCCCCCGAAGGCGGGCTGGATGGCATCGTGCTGGATATAGGCGTCTCCTCCATGCAGATTGATGAGGCCGAGCGTGGGTTTTCCTTCCAGCGCAACGGGCCGCTCGATATGCGGATGTCCGGCACGGGCGTGTCTGCCGCCGATGTCGTCAACCGGGCCAAGGTTGGTGACCTCATCAGGATTTTCGGCTTTCTGGGCGAAGAAAAGCAATCCGGCCGCATTGCGCGCGCCATCGAAAAGCGCCGCGTCAATCATCCTTTCCAGACCACACGCGATCTGGCGGGCATGATCGAGATCGTGACGCCGCGCAAGGCGAAGGACAAGATACATCCGGCGACGCGGGTGTTTCAGGCCTTGCGGGTCTTCGTCAATGATGAGCTTGGCGAATTGGCCGAGGCACTGTTTGCTGCCGAGCGGGCCTTGAAGCCGGGTGGGCGGCTGGTTGTCGTCACCTTTCATTCGCTTGAAGATCGTATCGTCAAGAAATTCTTTTCAGACCGTTCCGGCAAGGCCGCCGGTTCGCGCCATATGCCTATGGCGTTCGAGCGCCCGGCAACCTTTGAGCCGGTCGGTAAGGGAATGGTGACAGCCACAGAAGAGGAGGCCGAGATCAATCCTCGTGCCCGTTCTGCAAAACTACGCGCGGGCATCCGTACCGCACATCCAGCCATGAAGGCCGATTTTTCCATTTTCGATTTGCCGGATCTTGCGGAAATCGAACGGTTGGGGGCCTGA
- the mraZ gene encoding division/cell wall cluster transcriptional repressor MraZ: MNRFLSNATNRIDAKGRVSVPAAFRAVLVGRGIQELYCFQDFTFPAISIGGPDLLERYERQIVGEDPFSPVANEMSLLVHGGGVFMRLDSEGRLMVTDFIRDFTGIASEVTFVGRSDHFQVWQPQAFHEAQAAARRGLGLKRAGSS; the protein is encoded by the coding sequence ATGAACCGCTTCTTGTCCAATGCGACGAACCGGATCGATGCGAAGGGGCGGGTTTCCGTTCCGGCGGCGTTTCGTGCTGTTCTGGTGGGGCGGGGCATTCAGGAGCTTTATTGCTTCCAGGATTTCACCTTTCCGGCGATCAGTATCGGTGGTCCGGATCTGTTGGAGCGCTACGAACGGCAAATTGTCGGCGAGGATCCGTTTTCGCCGGTTGCCAACGAAATGTCGCTTCTCGTACATGGGGGCGGCGTTTTCATGCGCCTCGACAGCGAGGGGCGTCTGATGGTCACGGATTTTATCCGCGACTTTACGGGGATTGCGTCCGAGGTGACCTTTGTCGGTCGCTCGGATCATTTTCAAGTGTGGCAGCCGCAGGCGTTTCACGAGGCGCAGGCGGCGGCAAGAAGGGGACTTGGTCTGAAGAGGGCGGGGTCCAGTTAG